AAGGTAATCCTTTAAGCCCGCTTCATAATGCCATTCGTGACGTTCACCGTTGACCTTGTTGTCGAAACGGATACGCAAGCCAGGACATAGCACCGCTTTAGCGCGCAGACCATGGGCCATGCGACTGGCCGAAAAATTGGCGGAGTCGAAGTATTTTGGGTCTGGCCAAAAATGTACGCTGGTGCCGGTGTTACGACGACCAACAGTGCCGGTAACTTCGAGGTTACTGACCTTATCGCCATGCTCAAACGCCATTTCATGCATCTGCGCATCGCGGCGAACCTTGATCTCAACTCGCTTCGACAGCGCGTTAACCACTGAGATCCCGACTCCATGCAAACCACCAGAAAACTGATAATTATCGTTGGAGAACTTACCACCGGCGTGCAGCCGAGTTAAGATCAGCTCGACTCCAGGTACGCCCTCTTCTGGGTGAATGTCGACCGGCATACCACGGCCGTTATCAATCACTTCTAGGGATTGATCAGCACGCAAGATAACTTGGATATCATCAGCATGGCCTGCGAGTGCTTCATCGACACTGTTATCGATTACTTCTTGGCCAAGGTGATTCGGGCGGGCAGTTTCAGTGTACATGCCAGGGCGCTTCTGCACTGGCTCTAAACCACTGAGAACCTCAATGGCATCCGAGGTATATTGATTGCTCATCAATTATTCCAATTGTGTTTTTATTAACCATCTTAACGAGGCGTATTGTTTAGCTTCAAGCTAGCCCTAAAAAGGCAAAAGCTTGGGGCAGCTGAGCGGCAAAATTTTGGTAGCTGTGATCGCCACCGGGCTCGATATGCAGCTGGCTTTGGCCGTACTTAGCAACGGCTAAGCGATAATCCAGTACCTCATCGCCGCTTTGTAACAGCACTCGATAAGCACCATGGTGGCGAATATTAGCGGTATTCATCAACTCCAATTGTTCTGCGTGTTGATGCTCAACCTGAAACACCTCATTGGTGTAGGGGTTGGTGTGTTCGCCTAGGATATCATCCATTAGCGCCCAAGGGTTTACTGCAGGGTTGATCAACACCGCAGTTATCTCGGTTTGAGGGTATTTAGTTGTCAAATTTTCCAGCAAATAGGTGCAGAAAAAACCACCCATCGAACTGCCCATCAATCGCAACGGCTCACCCGCTTCAAGCGCGGCGGAGGCCAATGGCACTATCTGTGCCTTCACTTCATCAGGTGTGGTGGCTAGCTGCGGGAACGCATACGGTTCGTTGGGGTAGTGTTCAGCCAGATAATCTTTAGCTTGCTGCGCTTTGAGCGAGCTTGGGGCACTATTAAAACCGTGCAGATATAAAAACATTGATCAGCATTCTCATTGGTTAAGGGGGCGCTGACTCAACGATTATACCAATCTAAGTAACTAGGTATTAGTAACCAGTGGCACTACCATCTGGATTAAATCGACCACTGTTCAAGCGCTTAACTTCAGTTTCGATGCTACCATCGGGGTGCAGTCGCAGCAAACGGAAGCCAGGTTGCTTGGTGTCGAGCACAAAGTTATGGCTGTTGGGCAAAAACTGAATACTGGTTGATGGCACAGCCATCAAGCGAATGTTTTTATAGGTCAGATCCATCTCTTGGTGAACGTGCCCCCAGATAACCCCTTTAACATGGTCAAAGCGCGACAACAGCGCCAAGAATTCGCTGCCATTATCCAAGCTGTGCTGATCAAGCCAAGTACAGCCGGTAGCAATAGGATTGTGGTGCAGCGCAACCAAGGTATGCATTTGATGAGTTTTGAGCATATCTAACAACCACGCTTGCTCATCAATGCTCATATGCCCTGCGGGTTTGCCTTTAATGGTCGAGTCGAGCATTAAGATCTGCCAATCACCAACAACGATACGACGACCACAGGTGACCTTAGGGCCAACCAACAGCGCTTTCATCAAATGTGGAAGGTCGTGATTTCCCGGTAAGACATAGCTCGGCGCGTTAACCGTCGCCAGCATCTGCGCAAACTGGTGGTAAGCGCCAGGGGTATGATCTTGACTGATGTCACCGGTGGCAAGCACCGAATCTAAACCATCAATACCGTGTAACTCGTCTACTACGGCCTCAAAGCTGTCGTATGGGTTGATCCCCAAAAATACGTTATCTCGATCCGCAAATAGGTGCGGATCACTAACTTGTGCTAGCAATACACTGCCATCATCAGCGAGTGGTGAGATAGTTCGATTGGTGTGGCTCAAGACTTACGACTCTCCTGTATGGTCATCAACAACCAATCCCGGTGTTGGAACTGGCCCAGTAGTTCAGTGACAAATAGATTAACCTGAAATTTTTCGTTGCGCTGTAGCATTGACGCATTTGGATAAGGATAGACCGGAAGGAATCTCGAAAAATGTTGCCCAGTTAACACTTCTGCAAGCTGGGCATCGTGATAAAGGCGTAAATCAATGCTAGGGGCATCCAGATGTTTGGTCGATTCATCATGCCGAGTCAGTTTAACAACCTCGGTATATTTGGTTTGCTCGCACAGCGCTAGCTCGATGGTTATCGCTTGCGTTTTATGGTGCCAATGGAAGCGTTCTAACTCCCCATTGACCCGCCTCGCTTGGGTTAATAACCGTTGTAATGACGCGTAGTTGCGAGTGCACAACGCTAACAGTTCAGCCACTTTTGGTGAGTAACGCTGCTTCATAATGATGAGTGATGCAGTGCTAACCACTGTAACCCTATAATAGTAGGCGCATTATCGATAACGCCCTGCTCCACCATCGCAAGGGCTTCGGTACGACTAAATAGGTGCCGACGAATGTCTTCTTGCTCTGCTGCAACTCCAAACAGTTGTTGTTGGTCACTGATGGTCACATTCGCCAAGTAGAGGGTGTGGCGTTCGCTGCAGCCACCGGGACTGGGCATATAACTGCAGAGTTTGGTTAAGCTGTTGGCAACCAAGCCAGACTCCTCCAGCAATTCGCGCCGAGCAACTGCTGCCTTTGATTCACCCGGTT
The genomic region above belongs to Ferrimonas lipolytica and contains:
- a CDS encoding NUDIX domain-containing protein: MASFTQQFSSADVNVEQVDTAFNGFFRLDKITFRHALFAGGMSDITTREVFERGDAVVVLAYDADIDTVVLVEQLRIPALRTAANPWQLELVAGIVEPGESKAAVARRELLEESGLVANSLTKLCSYMPSPGGCSERHTLYLANVTISDQQQLFGVAAEQEDIRRHLFSRTEALAMVEQGVIDNAPTIIGLQWLALHHSSL
- a CDS encoding YqiA/YcfP family alpha/beta fold hydrolase; protein product: MFLYLHGFNSAPSSLKAQQAKDYLAEHYPNEPYAFPQLATTPDEVKAQIVPLASAALEAGEPLRLMGSSMGGFFCTYLLENLTTKYPQTEITAVLINPAVNPWALMDDILGEHTNPYTNEVFQVEHQHAEQLELMNTANIRHHGAYRVLLQSGDEVLDYRLAVAKYGQSQLHIEPGGDHSYQNFAAQLPQAFAFLGLA
- the cpdA gene encoding 3',5'-cyclic-AMP phosphodiesterase, with product MSHTNRTISPLADDGSVLLAQVSDPHLFADRDNVFLGINPYDSFEAVVDELHGIDGLDSVLATGDISQDHTPGAYHQFAQMLATVNAPSYVLPGNHDLPHLMKALLVGPKVTCGRRIVVGDWQILMLDSTIKGKPAGHMSIDEQAWLLDMLKTHQMHTLVALHHNPIATGCTWLDQHSLDNGSEFLALLSRFDHVKGVIWGHVHQEMDLTYKNIRLMAVPSTSIQFLPNSHNFVLDTKQPGFRLLRLHPDGSIETEVKRLNSGRFNPDGSATGY
- a CDS encoding DUF1249 domain-containing protein, translated to MVSTASLIIMKQRYSPKVAELLALCTRNYASLQRLLTQARRVNGELERFHWHHKTQAITIELALCEQTKYTEVVKLTRHDESTKHLDAPSIDLRLYHDAQLAEVLTGQHFSRFLPVYPYPNASMLQRNEKFQVNLFVTELLGQFQHRDWLLMTIQESRKS